TTGGTGCTGGGGTTGACCTTGCAGCGGAGCATAAATTGGGATGGGGATCTGCTGCACCGCTGTGGGCTAAAGGGTCATACAGAGTGTTTTACAGGTGGATCTACAATTTACAACATTTACTTATCCAAATACCCATCATTTGTCTCAATGTTATAAATGGCAAACAGTGAGACTTTCAACCCACACTGCATCCAAATTCAAAGTATTTCACTGCCTGCCTCACATCTCTAATTTATTTGGCTAAAATACCTTCTTGGCTAGTATTATAACCAGAActcagtctattttttttaaagagataaTCCCTTTAGAATAGGGGCGCGCACACTTTTTTACTCCAAGATCTATACTTTTCAATGAACCAACATCCAGTGATCTACATGGTTGTTTGGGTTAGAATTCAGGGGTGGGTGGGAAATCTGTTCAGCAGGGGCGCCGCAGGTGCAGCATTTTTCTTCCAGACACTTTAATCAACAGGGCGTgctgaaacgagaagcacctgactgcaatccactgattgcacttctaacataccaTATTAGTGGAAAGCTATGACACATGACCTACTGCAGGGGTTTTCAAACTTTTTtactccaagatctacttttcaaggagttaaccttccacgatctatgatatggaaaacagaccggataggggatctcaaggaccggacttggccacctctGCTTTAGAagaacattgaattgaatgcttttgttgttattatacaagtaaaatgagatttaaagctttcaccatgaagtgcacaaataacaaaagtaACTGAAAAGAGGACAACATTGCCTACCTGCGAAAGCCCAGGTTGGAAGCCTTGCTGCTGTGCCAAAGAGGGAGGAGCCAAGCGAGGGTGTGGGGTGCTGAAGAGATGGCTAGTGTCCATGTAGAAGGCTGGAATCTGAGCTGCAGAaccttaaaatgtaaataaggaGTGTGAAACTGAAATCTTTTTGatgattggggggggggggggggggtcttttaTATGACTATGTAAGACTCTCACCTGCTGCAGACTGAGACACATACacctgcggggtctgctgctgCTGGGGCAGCAGAGGGGGCACGCAGCCAAGTTGGGAAAAGCTGCTGCCACTGTTACCAGTAGAGGTCAGGCTCCCACCCTGTAACTGCTGGGGCTTAACCTTACAGATGTTGGGGGGGTCCGAGGCCGTGGTGGTCTTAGTCCCGAGGGACGACGTTGTGTAAGTGCCCGAAGCTGCGTGATAAGGAGAAACTTTAATGTGACAACATCAAATTGAAGGTGAGGTGGAGGCGGTGGCTCGGAGAACGAAAAGGAGCCGCCAACATATTTGCGGATGGGGTCAAGTTGAGTGTTGGTTACCAGAAAGCGATGTGCTGGGTGTGACAGAGGCCACAGGAATCTGTGACATTGAGGCCGAGGAAAATGAGTACGAAGATGCGCAGGACGTGATCGGCGAGGAAGAGGTGGTGACAGGGGAGTTCTTCTCCAGACTTGGTGAGTTCTCCCACGCTTTGCGAGCAGATTCCATCTGAGACACAAAACAGGGGCGTTCAAACAACATTCCTATGGTTAGCATGAGTTCGGGGGGAAAAGCTTTCGTTAGCTACATAAAAACAAGTGGATGTCAGTCTTGTGACTGTTGTGCACCTTAAGTGTTAAGTCAACTGTAGCAGGAGAGACTGTGCTGAGAGGGGAGCTCTGCTGCAGGGTTTCTCTTCGAGGAAGGGGCAGCGAGTGCGGTAGCGCCACCTGACAAGAACCCACAAAATCAAAGTAGATTTTACAATCCACTCTGGTTGGGTTTGACAGCTATGTAAAACACTCACATTAGCGACTAGACTCTCTTCCATTTTATTGTTTCCTGTCGGAACGCTATCAGCAAGTGAGGAAGAGGGCGTGGTGTAATCTGTAACAGACTCCTGGAAAGGGAACACGCCCAATACAATAAATGGCTAAATCTTGACAGCGGACAAGCCAAGTGATTGTGGAAAAGTTACCTTGGAGTTACTGGTGTACTCAGCCGATGGCACAGTGATCATGCCTTCAATATCCCCGCCCAGCTCAGTGACCGCAGTGTCGCTGGTAGGCGGACTAGAGGCGGCGGTTCTGCTGACAGCACCGCTTCCGGTTACTCCCGCCTCCAAGACCTCGCCTTCCCCTCCTCGAGCATCTTTTGCCTTGCGGTTCTTTAGTGAGCGCTCCTTGCCTATCGGACCCGGTTTGTACTCCTTGGTTTCAACCAGCTCCATCTCGGGCAGCTGCGAGATACCACAGACACATGTTGAGATGGACACACAGTGATTGCCTTAGGTATTCGCCATCCCCAGCCGCCAGTGGGGATAGTTAGTGTAAACCTTAATTTCAGAGTTACGTTACATTACTTTAAAAGTCCTTAATTGGTTTTAAAACCATCAAGCCGTCGGGTTACCTTCTGTGTTTTGATGGGTCCAGCACGAGGTTGTTTCTGCTGCCTTTGTTCTTTGGGAGCAGGAAGCTTGTCTGTAGCAGTCTCTAGCAGAGGGGGAACACCGTCGCTGTCCGTGCTGCCGGCAGACGATGGTGCTCCAAATTGAATGCTGTCGATGGCCACCAACTCCCCGGCGCTCTCCGTTACGGGTTTCACGCCCTGACAGAACAATAGGCATGTTAAACAACCAAACGGCATGTGTCGATGGTatagttaaaaaagaaaaaatatctacAATATCAGATACCGAAGAAACTCAACATGCGAGCCAAATTTTTCAGGTTAGCATATACTATAGATAAAATAccttttcaataaaaataaaaaaaattacaaaagaaaaacagtatGAACGTGTATCAACGGTATTACAAACAAACCTCAGAAGAGACTGTGCCAGTAAAAGAGGTCAGAGGTTTGTTCCAGGCACTCACAGGAGGAGGTTGAGGGGGACTGATGGGACCCACTGCCAAGAAATAAAGGATAAAAGTGGTTCTTTACAATTTACTTTTTAACAAAGCAGCAGGGTTTCAAAAACGTACGCTTGACATCGGGAAGGACGGTTGGGCCTGCTACTTTCTTCTCCCACAGCTCGGTTCCCAGATTGCCGTGCGTTGGTGCGGCCGCCGTGGCAGGGGGTAGGGTCTTTAAGGTGAAGTCCACATTTGTGGCCGGCGCGGAGGGCACTGTTGCTTcaaggttctggggggatgcaGCCGGCTGAGTTGGGGGAAGGTGAGGATGCTGGGGGGCAGAACTGGAAGGCTGTTGCGTGACTTGGGGCGTGGATGCTGGTGCTGCAGGTTGAGACTGTGAGGATGACTGATGTTGTGGTTGATGTTGTGGCTGCTGCTGCGATGATTGCTTTTTAGCAAATCGTGGCGGTAACTTTCCTCCACCACCTCTGCTTTTGTCACCGGAGGCTTTTTTACCCCAATTCTGAAAGTAAAAAGGGACAGGATGATAACTACAGCAACCAAGGCATAGAGAAAGACAGACATTTGGGGAGATTACCAGAAGATTAGGGTTATGCATTTCAACTGTATCCAACAGTCCAACGTATTGATAAACTAAATCTTCTAAACCAGGGCAGTCCAAACAATTCCACAATGGGCCACAatgggtgcaggatttcattcaaACCCAAGTAGGCAACACCTCACTAATCTGGTGTTTTACAAGTGTAACCAATTGAGTACTTCATGTTTTAGGAGATACCTCATTGGGTAAATTGTCTGTGCTAGATGGGTGAGTACTAAAACCAAGACCCAGAGCGGCCCTTGAGGAgcagtttggagacccctgctctaaagtctTTATGCCCAAAACACCCATCAAGCCACCTGATTCCAATCTTACCTGAGTAGTTTGCTCTTCTTTCTTGCGCTTCTCCTCATCCTGGAGACGTTTCTGTTGCTTCCGTGAGACTACCTCAGTGAAACCGTCATCGTTGGTGCTGGACTGCGGGTCATCTGTGGTGGTGACCTCAGGGTGGTCATCAATGATGACCACGCCTAGACCAAACAATAAGCAATCTCTTAAATATCATTGAAAGTGGGCAGAAATGGTGCCaccattatgaaaaaaaattaagttgacTCACTGGCGTAATTGTTGAGGTCAAATTGAGAGAGTGCATTCTCTTTGGGCTTCTTGACAGCTTGCCTGGCCTCCTCTTTGCGCCGCGCAGCCTGATCTTTAGCGGACCTTGACAATCCGGAGGTTGCTGCCGTTTCAGAGTTTTGCTGAACCCCAGGGCTGAATTGCAGGAAGTCATAAATATAACAGATATTTTATGGTGCGTTGTTGAGTTGGTTttccgtttgtttgttttagtgcCATTATGTTGTAGCCATTTGCAATCTAAAGTGCTTtgcaaagaattttttttttttttaggatgtatATAAATAAACTCTTGAGCCAAAGGTAGAGAGGCAGCCAATCAGAAAAATTATACCTCAAACAAGCCTAGCACCCAGTTTTGTCTTAACTTTGGTGATAATTATATgcagtaaaaacatttttgtcgCTAATTAGTGCTAGTGAAAAACAACTTAAACCTGCAGAGGGGTTGGTACCAGTACGGCATTCCTACAGAAAACTCACCCTTTGCGGCCACCTTTAACTCCGCCTCTTCTGTCTCCTTTGGGACCACTGTAGCTGCGACCTGGTTTGGCTCCACTGTTGCCTCTGCGGTTTTGTCTTTCGATAGGTCGCTGGCTAGAGAAGCTCCTCTTTCCTGTGGCGGCTCCATCGCGTTTAGGGGAAACTACCCCCTCTGGGGGGCTTTTACTGGGTGTCAGCGAGGACTGAGCGGGTTTGGTAGCGGCCACGTTGCTTACAGTCGCCTGTGCTCCTCGTCTCTCCTCTCGCTCTCTTCTCTCGTTGAAGTCACTGCTTTCGGAGGCCGTTTCCCATTCCTCGTTGGCTTGATCCGAGGAATTCTGGTTGGACAAGTCAGGGGACTTGGTCCCAACAGCAGCGACGGCAGCGGGTCCACCGCTCTCGGGAAAGGGTCCGTCGTGAGGGTCGGGGGGGTTGTGTGGGGATGTGGTCGTCGTAGCTTCTACAGGAACGGTCAATGGGGTTCCTGGTGCTCTTGATAAAGTTGGTGACAAAGATGTAGGTGCAGACATGGCAGGAGGCGCAGGGGCAGGCACAGACGGGAGCGAAACAGGTGGATTCGGGGCCAGATCCCCGCTTGCCAAAACTGCAGCCTCTCGCTCCTTTAGCCGTCGGAAACGGGGAGGTTTATCTTGCCTGGGAGGTCTTGCCGGTCTGGATCGGCGAGGTCTCTCTCTGCTACTCTGAGGGCCTCCGTCCAGAAACTTCTTGCCGTCTGATCTTGGCGGCCGCCGATCAGAGTGTGGGTGATCATATCTTGATGTGGACTCCATGTCGTCTGGCCTGAATGTCTCCATTGGCTTTGAAGGCCAGTGAGAGGAAGACTCTCTGACTCCTGGTCTTCTAAGAGGGGCAGAGCGTGGACCCCCACGTTCCCTAGCTCCACCCCGTCTGTTATACATCCCTCCTCTTCCCCGCCGAGAGGGTTCTCCTTTGGGCAGAAACCCCGGTCTGGGTCTTCCTTCGTCGTCCAAACGAGATCCCACTCTGTCTACCATGTGAGGTGGTCCAAAGCCTGGCTTGTGGTGGACAGGACGTGCCTCGCCGGGGAGCTCGCGTCGAAGCGGGCGGCTGGGCTTGGCGCTCGGCTCGCGATCAGATGGCCCAGTATCGCTGGCAGACTCCCTTCCGCCCTCACTTTCGGAATCAGTGTTTGAGCCACGTCGGCGTCGGCGCTTAGGTATGACCTCAAAGTCAGAGCTCTCACTGCGGGTCTCGCTTTCCTCCCTGTTTCGGAAGGCCGCGGCTCCGGGAGGTAAATCTGAGCGGGATCGAGGTTCTCTGAGAGGATACTCTCTGCTCCGACCACGGCCGCCTCTTCCTCGGCCACTGTACGTCCCTCGGAAGCTACGCCCTCGGGAGTAATACTCTCCCCGACCCCGACTTTTAAAATTGGCGTCAATAGGCCACTCCCTCTCTCTATCCTTGTCCATTTCTTTGTCCCGTTCACGGTCGCGGTCCCGTTCCCTTTCCTCCCTTCGGTAGTTACGGAGAGCAAGATTCGACTCTTTTCTGGAGGGCAGTTTGGGTTCTGGATGCTTGTCATTGCCAGGCAGCTTGTCAGTCTTATCCTCCTGAGAGGACGATGTTGGAACCCCAGATGATGTCTGAGACTCTCTGGCTTTTGAAAGATTAATGTGCGTTTCTACGACCTCTGCAGCTTCTCTCTTGCCCTCAGCCTGAACTCTGGAAACTTCAGATACAGCAGGAGCAACATTGGTGGCTGTGGAATCGGCAGCAACCAAGGGAGGAACTTTAGAGGACTGGTCCTTTTTGGTCCTATCCCCTCTTTCGTGACGCTTTTCTCGCTCTTCCCTTTGCTCTCGTTCTTCTTTCATGTCTCTTAGGACAGGCTTCTTAATTGGTCCGGATCTACGGAGGGGTCTCTCTCCCCCGGGTCCTTCCCTGCGGCCGGGTCTCCCACCCCAGCGTAGCTCAGCTTTCTGCTTACTAGGAACGGGTAGAGGCAGTTTCTCTGGTTTGTGTAGCCCGTCGGCCGGGGACGTGACCCTATTGTTGGTCATTGTGGCTGGTGTGAAGAGTTCGTTCTGAGACTTATCTTCAGACCGTTCAACTGAGTCCTGGAGCTCTAGGGCTTTGCTTCCCAGTGATAGGCCATCAAACCTGGACTCATCGAGTTTAAGTGAGTGACTGGAGCCCTGGGAGACACTTCTCTGGAGCATAGCCTTTCCTAAAGCTTCGACTTCTTCCCCACTCGGCAGACCAGATTCGTCTGGGTCAAAGCCTGAGGTTACAGGAGCCCCATCAATAGGTCCGGTCATATCATGGGATGAAGAAAAAGTTGGTATGGGCTCAGGGGGCTCCCTAAAAAAGTTACTCTTTCGTGAGTCCAACGGACCGTGTTCCTGGGGATACATTGGGGGAAGACCCCTTTCCAAATCTAAACCAGAGTCAATCCTGATGAGAGAAACAAAGTTACACatttaagcatttaaaaaaaaaacaattctgtcTTTTTCTGATATTACCTAGGTTCCTTGCTATCTTCGTGAACTTTAGGGGGAGTTACAGATTGAAGTGGCTCTGATGGTGGGTAGGGGTCAGGGCCCCACACCATCCTTGAGTCAGACGGCAAGCCATGGTCACGGATGGGTCGGGTTAAGTGGTCAAAGGAATCTGAGCTGGAGCTGGAATTGTCCCCTGGCTCTCTGCGTGCAATCTGCTTTGGTGGAATCCTCCCTGAAGAGGACAAAAGGGGAGAAGGTGATTTCTCAGCCCTCCGGGAGGGGGTCTCCAATGGTTACTGTGGGTCCTGGCtattgttccaaccgatctagTCGGCGGTTTAAGCAATCAGGTTTCTGGTAAAACAAGCagaacctgactgcaatcaaatgCTTACACTTgaaagacaccagattggtgcaAAGGGGTCGTCCTGTTTGGTTGAAATACAATCCTGCACAAACTGCGGCCcttttggaatagtttggagacccctgctcaaTGGGTAAAACCGAAAAGAAAACACattggaaattgttttttttacctgggtGAATGTTGGTCGGCATGTCCATGGGAGGGCGCCCAGACATCATACGAGGGTCCATGTAGGACTGCATCATGATCCAGCGGGGGTCAAAACCCATGGAGGCCAAGTGCTGGTGATGGGGCCCAATGGGTTGATATATTGAGCGgtgt
Above is a genomic segment from Stigmatopora argus isolate UIUO_Sarg chromosome 8, RoL_Sarg_1.0, whole genome shotgun sequence containing:
- the prrc2c gene encoding protein PRRC2C isoform X3 yields the protein MSEKSGQSTKAKDGGKTKYATLSLFNTYKGKSLETQKTAVAARHGLQSLGKVAASRRMPPPANLPSLKAENKGNDPNVNIVPKDGSGWASRTEGGDERQQETPPPQPKPVVVPPPEPPTGGSRSWANSKQTLLDGAPRVSSHFHQEFPSLQAAGDGEKDCNQEEDEEPYGPGPSLRPQNVGSWREGGGRNLTTASSPSEMDNRTPEDGSAVPDNSLTPDDPDETGRSITTDTQREKRDGGDKLPSSGPSQPKLNGGQQPPSGVPSHFDPTFRSMMPPYMFHAYPQMSQAPRQANVRYPVTQDGLRAARSTRPQQPPPQAWLKNPDRPSIVSATELKELDNLDTDTDEGWAGAQMEVDYTEKLNFSDDEENQAAKEKGENWEWMSKMERMRSRPQDGQGGCKDGTEEHVSSKTPLGYTVDHRAASPGNAGHCKVAVPQDYQGGSRTSSGGGAPRGSKPLAAAPEEDSKAWQQKRKKSSEVSEAVERARRRREEEERKMEEQRLAACAEKLKRLNEKHRQSTEVQAIVPQTASDESLAPQEDASSAPDPAPSPATSVTVLQPQASALQTHIPERADQDGERNELEQAEPNVEEKEEAAPLPQRPISPDSRPVVSAPEPQTEVENTLTEVELLVDETQSERTTVPIRDYFNIEENKGGVEEAHLSLPHIDTPSSEDVAIAPPLLEGEAAAAMRPSLTSGYSKQFQKSLPPRFLRQQEQMKQQQWQQQQQQSGGSVSPSSSGGVPGTQQQQQQHRSIYQPIGPHHQHLASMGFDPRWIMMQSYMDPRMMSGRPPMDMPTNIHPGRIPPKQIARREPGDNSSSSSDSFDHLTRPIRDHGLPSDSRMVWGPDPYPPSEPLQSVTPPKVHEDSKEPRIDSGLDLERGLPPMYPQEHGPLDSRKSNFFREPPEPIPTFSSSHDMTGPIDGAPVTSGFDPDESGLPSGEEVEALGKAMLQRSVSQGSSHSLKLDESRFDGLSLGSKALELQDSVERSEDKSQNELFTPATMTNNRVTSPADGLHKPEKLPLPVPSKQKAELRWGGRPGRREGPGGERPLRRSGPIKKPVLRDMKEEREQREEREKRHERGDRTKKDQSSKVPPLVAADSTATNVAPAVSEVSRVQAEGKREAAEVVETHINLSKARESQTSSGVPTSSSQEDKTDKLPGNDKHPEPKLPSRKESNLALRNYRREERERDRDRERDKEMDKDREREWPIDANFKSRGRGEYYSRGRSFRGTYSGRGRGGRGRSREYPLREPRSRSDLPPGAAAFRNREESETRSESSDFEVIPKRRRRRGSNTDSESEGGRESASDTGPSDREPSAKPSRPLRRELPGEARPVHHKPGFGPPHMVDRVGSRLDDEGRPRPGFLPKGEPSRRGRGGMYNRRGGARERGGPRSAPLRRPGVRESSSHWPSKPMETFRPDDMESTSRYDHPHSDRRPPRSDGKKFLDGGPQSSRERPRRSRPARPPRQDKPPRFRRLKEREAAVLASGDLAPNPPVSLPSVPAPAPPAMSAPTSLSPTLSRAPGTPLTVPVEATTTTSPHNPPDPHDGPFPESGGPAAVAAVGTKSPDLSNQNSSDQANEEWETASESSDFNERREREERRGAQATVSNVAATKPAQSSLTPSKSPPEGVVSPKRDGAATGKRSFSSQRPIERQNRRGNSGAKPGRSYSGPKGDRRGGVKGGRKGPGVQQNSETAATSGLSRSAKDQAARRKEEARQAVKKPKENALSQFDLNNYASVVIIDDHPEVTTTDDPQSSTNDDGFTEVVSRKQQKRLQDEEKRKKEEQTTQNWGKKASGDKSRGGGGKLPPRFAKKQSSQQQPQHQPQHQSSSQSQPAAPASTPQVTQQPSSSAPQHPHLPPTQPAASPQNLEATVPSAPATNVDFTLKTLPPATAAAPTHGNLGTELWEKKVAGPTVLPDVKLGPISPPQPPPVSAWNKPLTSFTGTVSSEGVKPVTESAGELVAIDSIQFGAPSSAGSTDSDGVPPLLETATDKLPAPKEQRQQKQPRAGPIKTQKLPEMELVETKEYKPGPIGKERSLKNRKAKDARGGEGEVLEAGVTGSGAVSRTAASSPPTSDTAVTELGGDIEGMITVPSAEYTSNSKESVTDYTTPSSSLADSVPTGNNKMEESLVANVALPHSLPLPRRETLQQSSPLSTVSPATVDLTLKMESARKAWENSPSLEKNSPVTTSSSPITSCASSYSFSSASMSQIPVASVTPSTSLSASGTYTTSSLGTKTTTASDPPNICKVKPQQLQGGSLTSTGNSGSSFSQLGCVPPLLPQQQQTPQVYVSQSAAGSAAQIPAFYMDTSHLFSTPHPRLAPPSLAQQQGFQPGLSQPTAVQQIPIPIYAPLQGQPQHQHTHQAQLGLGAGPPVSQPQDLFSSSLQPYRSQQAFMQSSLSQPSMMLSGPSLHSYPGVQAPELGKPQSSLAYQQPSSTQHIPILFEPQLNQPSGIGGSQLIDTHLLQARQGMNQHSNMYSGQVQQHGQSSYYSNTQSPSSAMQQVTVPLASQLSLANFGSGGGQPLLAMPPTPPQPQPPNMGRQPPISQPYRGLMGHSHSHSHSHGHGHGMMQAPTSKMDMDLKLFGGGMDVKPVAPPVSVRSTTPTSSPYRASSTSPSSQSAKLNSMLYQKQFQANSGSMRMTQHFPTQFNPQLLSQANMVSQLVRAPHANSFGGGGGGMQRSPMGPPMGPPMTPNMGMGSPGGGLMPHPRPQHPQHVQHPQHVQHPQHGGQHPPSRGPGVLPAPPRGTQAALKAEQDLKAKQRAEVLQSTHKFFSEQQRSKALKAPPQLLEAAMPQLPPLNSNPDADKPPAHVSALAAAAKPVRTGPIKPQAVKSEEGK
- the prrc2c gene encoding protein PRRC2C isoform X1, whose protein sequence is MSEKSGQSTKAKDGGKTKYATLSLFNTYKGKSLETQKTAVAARHGLQSLGKVAASRRMPPPANLPSLKAENKGNDPNVNIVPKDGSGWASRTEGGDERQQETPPPQPKPVVVPPPEPPTGGSRSWANSKQTLLDGAPRVSSHFHQEFPSLQAAGDGEKDCNQEEDEEPYGPGPSLRPQNVGSWREGGGRNLTTASSPSEMDNRTPEDGSAVPDNSLTPDDPDETGRSITTDTQREKRDGGDKLPSSGPSQPKLNGGQQPPSGVPSHFDPTFRSMMPPYMFHAYPQMSQAPRQANVRYPVTQDGLRAARSTRPQQPPPQAWLKNPDRPSIVSATELKELDNLDTDTDEGWAGAQMEVDYTEKLNFSDDEENQAAKEKGENWEWMSKMERMRSRPQDGQGGCKDGTEEHVSSKTPLGYTVDHRAASPGNAGHCKVAVPQDYQGGSRTSSGGGAPRGSKPLAAAPEEDSKAWQQKRKKSSEVSEAVERARRRREEEERKMEEQRLAACAEKLKRLNEKHRQSTEVQAIVPQTASDESLAPQEDASSAPDPAPSPATSVTVLQPQASALQTHIPERADQDGERNELEQAEPNVEEKEEAAPLPQRPISPDSRPVVSAPEPQTEVENTLTEVELLVDETQSERTTVPIRDYFNIEENKGGVEEAHLSLPHIDTPSSEDVAIAPPLLEGEAAAAMRPSLTSGYSKQFQKSLPPRFLRQQEQMKQQQWQQQQQQSGGSVSPSSSGGVPGTQQQQQQHRSIYQPIGPHHQHLASMGFDPRWIMMQSYMDPRMMSGRPPMDMPTNIHPGRIPPKQIARREPGDNSSSSSDSFDHLTRPIRDHGLPSDSRMVWGPDPYPPSEPLQSVTPPKVHEDSKEPRIDSGLDLERGLPPMYPQEHGPLDSRKSNFFREPPEPIPTFSSSHDMTGPIDGAPVTSGFDPDESGLPSGEEVEALGKAMLQRSVSQGSSHSLKLDESRFDGLSLGSKALELQDSVERSEDKSQNELFTPATMTNNRVTSPADGLHKPEKLPLPVPSKQKAELRWGGRPGRREGPGGERPLRRSGPIKKPVLRDMKEEREQREEREKRHERGDRTKKDQSSKVPPLVAADSTATNVAPAVSEVSRVQAEGKREAAEVVETHINLSKARESQTSSGVPTSSSQEDKTDKLPGNDKHPEPKLPSRKESNLALRNYRREERERDRDRERDKEMDKDREREWPIDANFKSRGRGEYYSRGRSFRGTYSGRGRGGRGRSREYPLREPRSRSDLPPGAAAFRNREESETRSESSDFEVIPKRRRRRGSNTDSESEGGRESASDTGPSDREPSAKPSRPLRRELPGEARPVHHKPGFGPPHMVDRVGSRLDDEGRPRPGFLPKGEPSRRGRGGMYNRRGGARERGGPRSAPLRRPGVRESSSHWPSKPMETFRPDDMESTSRYDHPHSDRRPPRSDGKKFLDGGPQSSRERPRRSRPARPPRQDKPPRFRRLKEREAAVLASGDLAPNPPVSLPSVPAPAPPAMSAPTSLSPTLSRAPGTPLTVPVEATTTTSPHNPPDPHDGPFPESGGPAAVAAVGTKSPDLSNQNSSDQANEEWETASESSDFNERREREERRGAQATVSNVAATKPAQSSLTPSKSPPEGVVSPKRDGAATGKRSFSSQRPIERQNRRGNSGAKPGRSYSGPKGDRRGGVKGGRKGPGVQQNSETAATSGLSRSAKDQAARRKEEARQAVKKPKENALSQFDLNNYASVVIIDDHPEVTTTDDPQSSTNDDGFTEVVSRKQQKRLQDEEKRKKEEQTTQNWGKKASGDKSRGGGGKLPPRFAKKQSSQQQPQHQPQHQSSSQSQPAAPASTPQVTQQPSSSAPQHPHLPPTQPAASPQNLEATVPSAPATNVDFTLKTLPPATAAAPTHGNLGTELWEKKVAGPTVLPDVKLGPISPPQPPPVSAWNKPLTSFTGTVSSEGVKPVTESAGELVAIDSIQFGAPSSAGSTDSDGVPPLLETATDKLPAPKEQRQQKQPRAGPIKTQKLPEMELVETKEYKPGPIGKERSLKNRKAKDARGGEGEVLEAGVTGSGAVSRTAASSPPTSDTAVTELGGDIEGMITVPSAEYTSNSKESVTDYTTPSSSLADSVPTGNNKMEESLVANVALPHSLPLPRRETLQQSSPLSTVSPATVDLTLKMESARKAWENSPSLEKNSPVTTSSSPITSCASSYSFSSASMSQIPVASVTPSTSLSASGTYTTSSLGTKTTTASDPPNICKVKPQQLQGGSLTSTGNSGSSFSQLGCVPPLLPQQQQTPQVYVSQSAAGSAAQIPAFYMDTSHLFSTPHPRLAPPSLAQQQGFQPGLSQPTAVQQIPIPIYAPLQGQPQHQHTHQAQLGLGAGPPVSQPQDLFSSSLQPYRSQQAFMQSSLSQPSMMLSGPSLHSYPGVQAPELGKPQSSLAYQQPSSTQHIPILFEPQLNQPSGIGGSQLIDTHLLQARQGMNQHSNMYSGQVQQHGQSSYYSNTQSPSSAMQQVTVPLASQLSLANFGSGGGQPLLAMPPTPPQPQPPNMGRQPPISQPYRGLMGHSHSHSHSHGHGHGMMQAPTSKMDMDLKLFGGGMDVKPVAPPVSVRSTTPTSSPYRTPFRASSTSPSSQSAKLNSMLYQKQFQANSGSMRMTQHFPTQFNPQLLSQANMVSQLVRAPHANSFGGGGGGMQRSPMGPPMGPPMTPNMGMGSPGGGLMPHPRPQHPQHVQHPQHVQHPQHGGQHPPSRGPGVLPAPPRGTQAALKAEQDLKAKQRAEVLQSTHKFFSEQQRSKALKAPPQLLEAAMPQLPPLNSNPDADKPPAHVSALAAAAKPVRTGPIKPQAVKSEEGK